A stretch of the Sphingomonas sp. CL5.1 genome encodes the following:
- a CDS encoding arylamine N-acetyltransferase, with translation MFDLPVYLARIDLPEAPAPDVAGLATVQRAHRLAIPFENLDVRLGRGVAVDSASVFDKLVRRRRGGYCFEQNRLLGDALTALGFEARPLLARVWLGMTEPQPLTHALTLVTIDGEDWIADAGFGGSFAPVMPLADGAETEAPDGTRHRLERNEEFGWMLLREGVPATTVASGIGPGWQPQYSFDLRQVYENDIGMGNLWASVAPESRFTQITIASIVLPLGFATLVDRTYRRISSEGETSGEITDPRVYRIRMSLMFGIDLSEEEVAALGLF, from the coding sequence ATGTTCGATCTTCCCGTCTATCTCGCCCGTATCGACCTGCCCGAAGCGCCCGCTCCCGATGTCGCGGGGCTGGCGACGGTGCAGCGCGCCCACCGCCTCGCCATCCCGTTCGAGAATCTCGACGTGCGGCTGGGGCGCGGCGTCGCGGTCGATTCGGCATCGGTGTTCGACAAGCTCGTGAGGCGGCGGCGCGGCGGCTATTGCTTCGAGCAGAACCGCCTGCTCGGCGACGCGCTGACCGCGCTGGGGTTCGAGGCGCGGCCCTTGCTCGCGCGGGTGTGGCTGGGGATGACCGAGCCGCAGCCGCTCACCCATGCGCTGACGCTCGTCACGATCGACGGCGAGGACTGGATCGCCGACGCCGGTTTCGGCGGCAGCTTCGCGCCCGTCATGCCGCTGGCGGACGGCGCGGAGACCGAGGCACCCGACGGCACGCGGCACCGGCTGGAGCGGAACGAGGAGTTCGGCTGGATGCTGCTGCGCGAAGGCGTGCCGGCCACCACCGTCGCCTCGGGCATCGGCCCCGGCTGGCAGCCGCAATACAGCTTCGACCTGCGGCAGGTGTACGAGAACGACATCGGCATGGGCAATCTCTGGGCGTCCGTCGCGCCGGAGAGCCGCTTCACCCAGATCACCATCGCCTCGATCGTGCTGCCCCTGGGCTTCGCGACCCTGGTCGACCGCACCTATCGCCGCATCTCGAGCGAGGGCGAGACGAGCGGCGAGATCACCGATCCGCGTGTCTATCGCATCCGCATGAGCCTGATGTTCGGAATCGACCTGAGCGAGGAGGAAGTCGCCGCGCTCGGCCTTTTCTGA
- the metK gene encoding methionine adenosyltransferase, which yields MRQSFIFTSESVSEGHPDKVADQISDSIVDLFLSKDPEARVACETLTTTNKVVLAGEIRGRGIMDTNGNWAPGILDEIERTVRETVKRIGYEQSGFHWKTFDFSNNLHPQSAHIAMGVDESGNKDEGAGDQGIMFGYATDETPGLMPATLYYSHKILERMAADRHSGKAPFLEPDAKSQVTLQYENELPVRATALVVSTQHSAELSNDAGQKKLRDYVKGVFADVLPQGWLPAEDKIYVNPTGLFEIGGPDGDAGLTGRKIIVDTYGGAAPHGGGAFSGKDPTKVDRSAAYVARYLAKNVVAAGLARRVTIQLSYAIGIAEPLSVYVDTHGTGTVPEAKLEEVLPKLVRLTPKGIREHLKLNAPIYSRTAAYGHFGRDSDGTHFTWEATDLVDKLKEAVAA from the coding sequence ATGCGTCAGTCGTTCATCTTCACCAGCGAATCGGTCAGCGAAGGCCACCCGGACAAGGTTGCCGACCAGATTTCCGACTCGATCGTCGATCTGTTCCTGTCGAAAGACCCCGAAGCGCGCGTCGCCTGCGAAACGCTGACCACCACCAACAAGGTGGTGCTGGCGGGCGAAATCCGCGGCAGGGGCATCATGGATACGAACGGCAACTGGGCGCCCGGCATCCTCGACGAGATCGAGCGCACCGTGCGCGAGACGGTGAAGCGGATCGGCTATGAGCAGTCCGGCTTCCACTGGAAGACGTTCGATTTCTCGAACAACCTCCACCCGCAGTCCGCGCATATCGCGATGGGCGTGGACGAAAGCGGCAACAAGGACGAGGGCGCGGGCGATCAAGGCATCATGTTCGGCTACGCCACCGACGAGACGCCCGGCCTGATGCCCGCGACGCTCTATTACAGCCACAAGATCCTCGAGCGGATGGCGGCGGATCGCCACTCCGGCAAGGCGCCGTTCCTCGAGCCGGACGCCAAGAGCCAGGTGACGCTTCAATATGAGAACGAGCTGCCGGTGCGCGCCACCGCGCTGGTCGTCTCGACGCAGCATTCGGCGGAGCTGTCGAACGACGCGGGGCAGAAGAAGCTGCGCGATTACGTTAAGGGCGTGTTCGCGGACGTTCTGCCACAGGGCTGGTTGCCGGCGGAGGACAAGATCTACGTCAACCCGACCGGCCTGTTCGAGATCGGCGGCCCGGACGGCGACGCCGGCCTCACCGGCCGCAAGATCATTGTCGACACCTATGGCGGCGCGGCCCCGCACGGCGGCGGTGCGTTCAGCGGCAAGGACCCGACCAAGGTGGACCGTTCGGCCGCCTATGTCGCGCGCTATCTGGCGAAGAACGTCGTCGCGGCGGGTCTTGCGCGGCGGGTGACGATCCAGCTTTCCTATGCGATCGGCATCGCCGAGCCGCTTTCGGTCTATGTCGACACCCACGGCACCGGCACCGTGCCGGAGGCGAAGCTGGAGGAGGTGCTGCCCAAGCTCGTCCGCTTGACGCCCAAGGGCATCCGCGAGCATCTGAAGCTCAACGCGCCGATCTATTCCCGGACCGCTGCCTACGGCCATTTCGGCCGCGATTCGGACGGCACGCATTTCACCTGGGAAGCGACCGATCTGGTCGACAAGCTGAAGGAAGCTGTAGCGGCCTGA
- a CDS encoding GNAT family N-acetyltransferase: protein MTKPMPLDQFVRLPRLLRAETVDGLAAALDLVADAAAPTHRFLRHQWFAGALRAYGGEARTLLVSAEDVPVLALPMVAIGPAWLRVAAVPGCYWPFRSFPVAESAGFEVLEAALAVLARQVNALRIGPVYQDDPAAAPLVEAARARGWAVVERTIAQGFLLDMAGLRAAGDWPRNSTLRKNRNHERHLAAHGALDWRFLSAADWPAAFDTLAAIERASWISARTDGRDAKFTDSGHGAFWRALAEDEALAGMMRGALLSVGGRPAAFSFDLDVGGLRYAIANSYDPAYAKHSPGKLLYYRNLVDALAGGTRKVDWGAGDSGYKGVIGATPGPMIRDWLLLRPGLPAALAPLVRLAWRGR, encoded by the coding sequence ATGACCAAGCCGATGCCGCTCGACCAGTTCGTCCGCCTGCCCCGCCTCCTGCGCGCCGAGACCGTCGACGGCCTCGCCGCCGCGCTCGATCTGGTGGCGGACGCGGCCGCGCCGACGCATCGTTTCCTGCGTCACCAATGGTTCGCCGGCGCGTTGCGCGCTTATGGCGGCGAGGCGCGGACGTTGCTGGTCAGCGCGGAGGATGTGCCGGTGCTGGCGCTGCCGATGGTCGCGATCGGGCCGGCATGGCTGCGCGTCGCGGCGGTGCCGGGCTGCTATTGGCCCTTCCGCAGCTTCCCGGTCGCCGAAAGCGCCGGGTTCGAGGTGCTGGAGGCCGCGCTCGCGGTGCTGGCGCGACAGGTCAACGCCTTGCGCATCGGCCCGGTCTATCAGGACGATCCGGCCGCCGCCCCATTGGTCGAGGCGGCGCGGGCGCGCGGCTGGGCGGTGGTGGAGCGGACCATCGCGCAAGGCTTCCTGCTCGACATGGCCGGGCTGCGCGCGGCGGGCGACTGGCCGCGCAACTCGACGCTGCGCAAGAACCGCAACCACGAGCGGCACCTCGCGGCGCATGGCGCGCTCGACTGGCGCTTCCTTTCGGCGGCGGACTGGCCCGCCGCCTTCGACACGCTCGCGGCGATCGAGCGGGCGAGCTGGATCAGCGCGCGCACCGACGGCCGCGACGCCAAGTTCACCGATAGCGGCCACGGCGCCTTCTGGCGCGCGCTGGCCGAGGACGAGGCGCTCGCCGGCATGATGCGTGGCGCGTTGCTGTCGGTGGGCGGCCGGCCGGCGGCCTTCTCCTTCGACCTCGACGTCGGCGGCCTGCGCTATGCGATCGCCAACAGCTACGACCCGGCCTACGCGAAGCACTCACCGGGCAAGTTGCTCTATTACCGCAACCTCGTGGATGCGCTGGCGGGCGGCACGCGCAAGGTCGACTGGGGCGCCGGCGACAGCGGCTACAAGGGCGTGATCGGCGCGACGCCGGGGCCGATGATCCGCGACTGGCTGCTGCTGCGCCCCGGCCTGCCCGCAGCGCTCGCGCCGCTCGTCAGGCTGGCGTGGCGGGGGCGCTGA
- the trmB gene encoding tRNA (guanosine(46)-N7)-methyltransferase TrmB, which produces MNDPTTIRRLYGRRQGHALRAGQAALVEELLPRLAVPETGALTAQALFGDDRPLQLEIGFGAGEHLAGQAEAAPGTGFIGCEPFLNGVVGALGHVRDRGLENVRIHMGDALEVVERLPDASLTRVYLLHPDPWPKARHAKRRMVNHGPLDLIAAKLKPGCEFRLGTDDPTYCRWAMMVMNQRRDFQWTARGPQDFLTRPADWPETRYERKARRQGHEVWYFTYRRAG; this is translated from the coding sequence ATGAACGATCCGACGACGATCCGCCGCCTCTACGGCCGGCGACAGGGCCATGCGCTGCGCGCCGGGCAAGCCGCGCTGGTCGAGGAACTGCTGCCCCGCCTCGCCGTCCCCGAAACCGGCGCGCTGACAGCGCAGGCGTTGTTCGGCGACGATCGCCCGCTGCAACTGGAGATCGGCTTCGGCGCGGGCGAGCATCTCGCCGGGCAGGCGGAGGCGGCGCCGGGCACCGGCTTCATCGGTTGCGAGCCGTTCCTCAACGGCGTGGTCGGCGCGCTCGGCCATGTCCGCGATCGCGGGCTGGAGAATGTCCGCATCCACATGGGCGACGCGCTGGAGGTGGTGGAGCGGCTGCCCGACGCCAGCCTCACCCGCGTCTACCTGCTCCACCCCGATCCATGGCCCAAGGCGCGCCATGCCAAGCGGCGGATGGTCAACCACGGCCCGCTCGACCTGATCGCGGCGAAACTGAAGCCCGGCTGCGAGTTCCGCCTCGGCACCGACGATCCCACTTATTGCCGCTGGGCAATGATGGTCATGAACCAGCGCCGCGATTTCCAATGGACCGCGCGCGGCCCGCAGGATTTCCTCACCCGCCCCGCCGACTGGCCGGAGACGCGTTATGAGCGCAAGGCCCGCCGGCAGGGGCATGAGGTCTGGTATTTCACCTATCGCCGCGCCGGTTAG
- a CDS encoding MBL fold metallo-hydrolase, producing the protein MALVLKIAGAVILFSVIALCLAITIVPRFLDRIYYEGPASDHFDGARFFNPGGDDDTFRMPTGSGSRAGFFWRYLTGSDGRPPWPASVPVTQGKPEPRVEGERMVATWIGHATVLIQTQGLNILTDPIWSERTGPFVFGPKRVTAPGVAFEDLPKIDLILVSHNHYDHLDKPTLKRLWERDHPTIVTSLGNDTVIDSVGAKATALDWGQKLAIRPGVEVIVARNHHWGSRWFTDRNRALWSAFVVKLPSGGNIFFAGDTGFGDGKWPAEAAALGPIRLAMIPIGAFRFVPGQMDSGSHIGPANAVRVFDRLGAGHAIPIHWGTYRLSYEARDTPPTMLTTLMRCTGGDVERFAPATVGKPTEIAPWSAPAKRPDESLIDACLKRPEIAALD; encoded by the coding sequence TTGGCGTTAGTCCTGAAGATCGCCGGCGCGGTGATCCTGTTTTCCGTCATCGCCCTGTGCCTCGCGATCACGATCGTCCCGCGCTTTCTCGATCGCATCTATTATGAGGGGCCGGCGAGCGACCATTTCGACGGCGCGCGCTTCTTCAACCCCGGCGGCGATGACGACACGTTCCGGATGCCGACCGGCAGCGGCAGCCGCGCCGGCTTCTTCTGGCGCTACCTGACCGGCAGCGACGGGCGCCCGCCATGGCCCGCCAGCGTGCCGGTGACGCAGGGCAAGCCCGAGCCGCGCGTGGAAGGCGAGCGGATGGTCGCCACCTGGATCGGTCATGCGACCGTCCTGATCCAGACGCAGGGGCTGAACATCCTGACCGATCCGATCTGGTCCGAGCGCACCGGGCCGTTCGTGTTCGGGCCGAAGCGCGTCACCGCGCCGGGCGTGGCGTTCGAGGACCTGCCGAAGATCGACCTGATCCTCGTCAGCCACAACCATTATGACCATCTCGACAAGCCGACCCTCAAGCGCCTGTGGGAGCGCGATCATCCGACGATCGTCACCTCGCTGGGCAACGACACGGTGATCGATTCGGTCGGCGCGAAGGCCACCGCGCTCGATTGGGGGCAGAAGCTGGCGATCCGCCCCGGCGTGGAGGTGATCGTCGCGCGCAACCATCATTGGGGCAGCCGCTGGTTCACCGATCGCAATCGCGCGCTGTGGTCGGCCTTCGTCGTGAAGCTGCCGTCTGGCGGCAACATCTTCTTCGCGGGCGATACCGGATTCGGCGACGGCAAATGGCCGGCGGAGGCCGCCGCGCTCGGGCCGATCCGGCTGGCGATGATCCCGATCGGCGCGTTCCGCTTCGTTCCCGGCCAGATGGATTCGGGCAGCCATATCGGTCCGGCCAACGCCGTGCGCGTGTTCGACCGGCTCGGCGCGGGTCACGCCATCCCGATCCACTGGGGCACCTATCGGCTGAGCTACGAGGCGCGCGACACGCCGCCGACGATGCTCACCACGCTGATGCGCTGCACCGGTGGCGACGTGGAACGCTTCGCGCCCGCGACGGTGGGCAAGCCGACCGAGATCGCGCCGTGGTCGGCGCCGGCGAAACGGCCGGACGAATCGCTGATCGACGCCTGCCTCAAGCGGCCCGAGATCGCCGCGCTGGACTAA
- a CDS encoding DUF2721 domain-containing protein has product MQYSPAVSTIAQTIQLSLSPVFMLAGIGALLNVLTGRLGRVIDRARVLEALHPRSHGPEHDRHVWELRLLDRRIVIINRALYLAVSSAVMTCSVVALLFIAELAGLRIGQLVATAFVLSMVLLIAALVSFLVEVRMSLRAVEVREELLQ; this is encoded by the coding sequence CTGCAATATTCCCCCGCCGTTTCGACGATCGCGCAGACGATCCAGCTTTCGCTCAGCCCGGTGTTCATGCTCGCCGGGATCGGCGCGCTGCTCAACGTGCTGACCGGGCGGCTGGGGCGCGTCATCGACCGCGCCCGCGTGCTGGAGGCGCTGCACCCGCGCTCGCACGGACCGGAGCATGATCGCCATGTGTGGGAGCTGCGGCTGCTCGACCGGCGCATCGTCATCATCAACCGCGCGCTGTATCTCGCCGTCTCGTCCGCCGTGATGACCTGCTCGGTGGTCGCGCTGCTGTTCATCGCGGAGCTTGCCGGGCTGCGCATCGGGCAGTTGGTGGCGACCGCCTTCGTCCTGTCGATGGTGCTGCTGATCGCGGCGCTGGTGTCCTTCCTCGTCGAGGTGCGCATGTCGCTCCGCGCGGTGGAGGTGCGGGAAGAATTGTTGCAATAG